Proteins encoded together in one Salvelinus fontinalis isolate EN_2023a unplaced genomic scaffold, ASM2944872v1 scaffold_0950, whole genome shotgun sequence window:
- the LOC129847802 gene encoding U6 snRNA-associated Sm-like protein LSm6, whose translation MSLRKQTPSDFLKQIIGRPVVVKLNSGVDYRGVLACLDGYMNIAVEQTEEYVNGQLKNKYGDAFLRGNNVLYISTQKRKM comes from the exons ATGAGTCTCAGAAAGCAGACCCCCAGTGACTTTCTGAAGCAGATCATTGGCAGACCAGTTGTGGTCAAGCTCAACTCTGGAGTGGATTACAGAG GTGTCCTAGCCTGTCTGGATGGCTATATGAACATTGCAGTGGAGCAGACAGAGGAGTATGTCAATGGCCAGCTGAAGAACAAGTATGGTGACGCCTTCCTGAGAGGAAACAATG TGTTATACATCAGCACCCAGAAGAGGAAGATGTGA